The genomic stretch CGGAATCCATTGGAACCGGTTTGAGAATTTCCGCAATGATATTTTTCACTTCTGTTTTCAATACGTTGATAATATGTGTTTCTCTACCGGGGGCAGCTTGATTTTGTGTTTTGTATAAGGATAATTTTGAGGATTGTTGCGGTTGTTGCTTTTGCCAGTCGAATGCTTTTTGCCGGTTGATAATATTGAGTACATTTTCTTTTTGGGTAATTTTATTTTTAAGCGACAATATTTTTTCTATGGTCTTTAGTGAAAATCCGACTTCACTTCCTTTGATGCTGACTTTCTTCTCGTCAATAAAGCAAATGCCCCTGCCTTTTTCAATTTGATAACCCAGTGCTTGCATCTTTTGAGCAAAATGTTCATAGCTCTTTATCTGTTCGCTCTTCAACAAATCTGCAAGAGTATTTTTCAGTTTTTCTTTTCTGCTGTCGTGTCTTGGAATTAGTCTTTCTTTTGGCGACAAAAAAGCTCTCGGGCTCAACACTTGTGTCAAGCGGTATTCCTTTTCGATGCTCCTGCAAAAAGCTGCCATTCTTCTGTAATTATTGCTGTCGCTTGCAACCTTGCTGTCCAAGCCGACACGGTTGGCAACGATATGGATGTGTTGCTGTTCGGTGTCTTTATGCAGCACGGCAATATACTGATGCTCCGCTACCCCAAATTTTTCTGCGCATTTTCTTGCGATTTCCGTGAGTTGGTTTTTATCAAGCGCTTTGTCTTCGGGAGCCAACCGGAGTGTCAGATGCAGTACCGGTTTTTCAATCCGCCTGCTTAGTTTTCTGACTTCTTCAAAGTCTTTTGCCAACTCTTTGGCTGTACC from Arachidicoccus sp. BS20 encodes the following:
- a CDS encoding relaxase/mobilization nuclease domain-containing protein; amino-acid sequence: MIGKVIIGKSFGRCINYCLNDKQKLSPAEKLWLSQMENVQHLHRAEILEYNKCFGTAKELAKDFEEVRKLSRRIEKPVLHLTLRLAPEDKALDKNQLTEIARKCAEKFGVAEHQYIAVLHKDTEQQHIHIVANRVGLDSKVASDSNNYRRMAAFCRSIEKEYRLTQVLSPRAFLSPKERLIPRHDSRKEKLKNTLADLLKSEQIKSYEHFAQKMQALGYQIEKGRGICFIDEKKVSIKGSEVGFSLKTIEKILSLKNKITQKENVLNIINRQKAFDWQKQQPQQSSKLSLYKTQNQAAPGRETHIINVLKTEVKNIIAEILKPVPMDSGGYAPTPTDEEKKKRKRKRLHL